A region of Dictyostelium discoideum AX4 chromosome 1 chromosome, whole genome shotgun sequence DNA encodes the following proteins:
- the bud31 gene encoding hypothetical protein produces MPKIKTSKKKYPRGWDIISPTLDEFDIKMREVEASPYEGKRKNEVNWPIFRIHHQRSRYVYEKFYKNKEISRELYEFCLTEGYADKNLIAKWKKPGYERLCCLKCIQDLSHICICRVPKKDLTKGTILECSSCGCKGCAGAFSNKNKNNKNNNDDDDDDDDDDDDDDENDNDGDNDNDNSNSNQEREKDNNNKKKNSNSEIDGNQKNESDNESENESENES; encoded by the exons AtgccaaaaataaaaacatccAAAAAGAAATATCCTAGAGGATGGGATATTATATCACCGACATTGGATGAATTTGATATAAAAATGAGAGAAG tCGAAGCAAGCCCATACGAAGGTAAACGTAAAAATGAAGTAAATTGGCCAATATTTAGAATTCATCATCAAAGATCAAGATATGtatatgaaaaattttataaaaacaaagaaatctCAAGAGAATTATATGAATTTTGTTTGACAGAAGGTTATGCAGATAAGAATTTAATTGCAAAATGGAAAAAACCTGGATATGAAAGACTTTGTTGTCTTAAATGTATTCAAGATTTAAGCCATATCTGTATTTGTAGAGTGCCTAAAAAGGATTTGACTAAAGGAACAATTTTAGAATGTTCCAGTTGTGGTTGTAAAGGTTGTGCTGGtgctttttcaaataaaaataaaaataataaaaataataatgatgatgatgatgatgatgatgatgatgatgatgatgatgatgaaaacgataatgatggtgataatgataatgataatagcaatagtaatcaagaaagagaaaaagataataataataaaaaaaaaaatagtaatagtgaAATTGAtggaaatcaaaaaaatgaaaGCGATAATGAAAGCGAAAATGAAAGCGAAAATGaaagttaa
- the erg2 gene encoding C-8 sterol isomerase codes for MDYFKTLEINNFNDYLNHLIQGNKVVIGTSILGLVIAIFIFIKIKLMRCIELDTKILHECTKKGVGLPIDEAFEAIHKELIKHYPQFITAKRNWLLFNGGGAMGQMCVLHASLSEYLIFYGTPLYSQGHSGRYLMDVYDFMIQGTTKQFFPGKFQSIDFPAGKFSYLPMMVAKGYCCEPNSWMLEYGRGVIPLALPYFLFSSIFVTLDIVPWISAVFYVGREVTKNLLIRRKI; via the exons atggattattttaaaacattagaaattaataattttaatgattatttaaatcatttgattcaAGGTAATAAAGTTGTAATTGGTACAAGTATCCTTGGTTTGGTAATTgcaattttcattttcattaaaatcaagTTAATGAGATGTATTGAATTGGATACCAAAATATTACATGAATGCACTAAAAAAGGTGTTGGTTTACCAATTGATGAGGCCTTTGAAGCTATccataaagaattaattaaacactATCCACAATTCATTACTGCTAAACGTAAttggttattatttaatggtggtggtgctatg gGTCAAATGTGTGTATTACATGCATCATTATCAGAGTATCTTATTTTCTATGGTACTCCATTATACAGTCAAGGTCATAGTGGTCGTTATTTAATGGATGTTTATGATTTTATGATTCAAGGTACTACTAAACAATTCTTCCCAGGTAAATtccaatcaattgatttccCAGCTGGTAAATTCTCTTATTTACCAATGATGGTTGCAAAAGGTTACTGTTGTGAACCAAATTCATGGATGTTGGAATATGGTCGTGGTGTTATCCCATTGGCTTTACCATACTTTTTATTCTCTTCAATCTTTGTTACTCTTGATATCGTTCCTTGGATTTCTGCTGTATTTTATGTTGGTAGAGAAGTTAcaaagaatttattaattagaagaaagatttaa
- the zfand gene encoding hypothetical protein has protein sequence MQVDRDLDKVGVHCAIKDCNLLDFLPFICQGCQGQFCLEHKEEKEHKCPTPIVKIGGTTVTCDKCESILPVPVNCFEKDILSMHLRKGCPKKTTVNQHKCSFCPKMESIKIVCPNCKNNFCIKHRFERDHKCKPRVNPPLQQTISPHLQNLLSQLRNSKPVKTNS, from the exons atgcaagTAGATAGAGATTTAGATAAAGTTGGTGTTCATTGTGCCATAAAagattgtaatttattag attttttacCATTTATATGCCAAGGTTGTCAAGGTCAATTTTGTTTAGAAcataaagaagaaaaagaacatAAATGTCCGACTCCAATTGTAAAGATTGGTGGAACCACAGTTACATGTGATAAATGTGAGAGTATATTACCAGTACCAGtaaattgttttgaaaaGGATATATTATCAATGCACCTAAGAAAAGGTTGCCCTAAAAAGACAACAGTAAATCAACATAAATGTTCATTTTGTCCAAAGAtggaatcaattaaaatagtttgcccaaattgtaaaaataatttttgtatAAAACATAGATTTGAACGTGACCATAAATGTAAACCTAGAGTTAATCCTCCCCTTCAACAAACTATTTCACCacatttacaaaatttattatctcAACTTAGAAATTCAAAACCTGTCAAAACAAATagttaa
- a CDS encoding UAS domain-containing protein (Similar to UIM): MEDPDILSNFLSITGCDDSSLATTILENNNWDVERSVDFFFTMNDPSNVKPTTSSKKTSSPPTASSSSASSEFDYNEDEFRDPIPQKMDKLVDHYYQPTQRSYQKQTNVFEAFRDFEKERGINQDKATEKQKSLSELFKPPLDILTFGTFDEIKKMAEQKKYFVLVNIQDVQEFDCQKLNRDTWSNKDLKELIGENFVFWQVNSANPEGKWFTQIYPVFKFPYIAIIDPRTGQKLQDMTGFIDAEEMAQYLVTFLSTNSFSGQIDPPPSSSSSGASKKQKKYNTEDEELELAIALSLKQEQERNSKSGSTSPLSQQQQQQQQQNNNNNNNNNSNNNNSTSTTTTTSTTTTKILGTNNKKDEKEDEDDVEEKDEDFEDDDEIEEDNYDDNYYYGETVQKEISEEEQKKVEIKQLVEKIQVTSKIGTEGDCIIQVRCPGGETLKGQFHSHDQIKNIYYYVQVKTGISNFKLFTSFPKLDLSGELMSKTLKELDLAPRAVLNMLQE; encoded by the exons atggAAGACCCTGATATTTTATCAAActttttatcaattacagGTTGTGATGATTCTTCATTGGCTACAACCATTTTAGAG aacaATAATTGGGATGTTGAAAGAAGTgtagatttcttttttacaaTGAATGATCCATCAAATGTGaaaccaacaacatcatcaaaaaAGACATCATCCCCACCAAcagcatcatcatcatcagcatCATCAGAATTTGACTACAATGAAGATGAATTCAGAGATCCAATTCCTCAGAAAATGGATAAATTAGTAGATCACTATTATCAACCAACTCAAAGAAGTTACCAAAAACAAACCAATGTCTTTGAGGCATTTAGAGATTTTGAGAAAGAAAGAGGTATAA atCAAGATAAGGCAacagaaaaacaaaaatcactatcagaattatttaaaccacCATTAGATATATTAACATTTGGAAcatttgatgaaattaaaaagatggcggaacaaaagaaatattttgtATTAGTAAATATTCAAGATGTTCAAGAATTTGATTGCCAAAAATTGAATAGAGATACATGGTCAAACAAAGATTTAAAAGAGTTAATAGGTGAAAATTTTGTATTTTGGCAAGTGAATAGTGCAAATCCTGAAGGAAAATGGTTCACTCAAATCTATccagtttttaaatttccttATATTGCAATCATTGACCCAAGAACAGGTCAAAAATTACAAGATATGACTGGATTTATAGATGCAGAAGAGATGGCTCAATATTTGGTTACATTTTTATCAACAAATTCTTTCAGTGGTCAAATTGatccaccaccatcatcctcttcatcTGGTGCCtctaaaaaacaaaagaaatacaacacagaagatgaagaattaGAATTAGCAATTGCGTTATCATtaaaacaagaacaagagAGAAATTCAAAAAGTGGTTCAACCTCACCActatcacaacaacaacaacaacaacaacaacaaaataataataataataataataataatagtaacaataataattcaacttcaacaacaactacaacatcaactactactactaaaaTATTGggaacaaataataaaaaagatgaaaaagaagatgaagatgatgttgaagaaaaagatgaagattttgaagatgatgatgaaattgaagagGATAACTATgatgataattattattacggAGAAACAGttcaaaaagaaatatcAGAAGAAGAACAAAAGAAAGTTGAAATTAAACAACTCGTTGAGAAAATACAAGTTACCAGTAAAATTGGTACTGAAGGTGATTGCATCATTCAAGTTAGATGTCCCGGTGGTGAAACATTAAAAGGTCAATTCCATAGCCatgatcaaattaaaaatatctacTATTATGTTCAAGTTAAAACTGGtatttcaaatttcaaaCTATTTACCTCTTTTCCAAAGCTTGACTTGTCTGGTGAATTAATGTCCAAAActttaaaagaattagatTTGGCACCAAGAGCTGTTCTTAATATGCTACAagaatag
- a CDS encoding hypothetical protein (Retrotransposable element Tdd-3, complete sequence) → MTALSTYEKNNGFYPITLEFPKMDLKGLEEMRKTLSNYDIPFDKIYIGKGTRKMIHLMIKNEQSLLNIIRDRSKLGTFITSSRDFHVLTGRVRIPREKAGIVDALIKTAFAEEIPYAIYNTIYSTDHLIVFGLIECKIGDQMKSGQHITEIANFTIRTATKTYSSQKKNKKVETNNTEEPLEDEMTDPPNTQNRIAIKSSQPKPQQQTNNPANNQSEKQSTQEKKAQAKKSSQPLPPKNPAES, encoded by the coding sequence ATGACTGCGCTCTCAACCTATGAGAAGAACAACGGATTCTACCCAATTACACTCGAATTCCCCAAAATGGATCTCAAGGGGTTAGAAGAAATGAGAAAAACACTCTCAAACTACGATATCCCATTCGACAAGATATACATAGGCAAAGGAACTAGAAAAATGATCCACCTGATGATTAAAAACGAACAATCTCTCCTAAATATCATTAGAGATAGAAGCAAATTGGGAACCTTCATCACCTCCAGTAGAGACTTCCACGTCCTCACAGGAAGAGTAAGAATTCCCAGAGAAAAGGCAGGAATAGTGGACGCCCTCATCAAAACTGCCTTTGCAGAAGAAATACCCTATGCAATATACAATACTATATACTCCACCGACCACCTCATAGTATTCGGTCTAATAGAATGCAAAATAGGCGATCAAATGAAATCTGGCCAACACATTACAGAAATCGCAAACTTTACCATCAGAACGGCCACCAAAACCTACTCCTcacaaaagaaaaacaagaaagTAGAGACAAACAACACGGAGGAACCATTAGAAGATGAGATGACAGATCCTCCTAACACCCAAAACAGGATAGCAATCAAATCCTCTCAACcaaaaccacaacaacaaacaaacaacCCAGCAAACAATCAGTCTGAAAAACAATCAACACAAGAGAAAAAAGCCCAAGCAAAAAAGTCATCTCAACCTCTTCCCCCCAAAAACCCAGCAGAATCTTAA
- the cahA gene encoding carbonic anhydrase has product MSSQNTPSATSPTIEPQNTNNNNNESQTTQVAAPANTCVPNCNSCTSPSVTNSIEIEQLIANNHAWSTRIKQEDPGFFAHLAQAQKPRFLWIGCSDSRVPAERLTGLESGQIFVHRNVANLVIHTDLNCLSVLQYAVEVLQVEHIIVCGHYGCGGVAASYDNPELGLINNWLLHIRDLTFKHAELIEMTKSNRKRLLSTLCELNVVEQCNNLGNTTIMQSAWKKGQNVKIHGWIYGIHDGYLRDLGVSASSRETLELNYKNAILKLKDNCSLGDSN; this is encoded by the coding sequence atgagcTCACAAAATACACCATCAGCTACATCACCAACTATTGAACCAcaaaatactaataataataataatgaatcacAAACCACTCAAGTAGCAGCACCAGCAAATACATGCGTACCAAATTGTAATAGTTGTACATCACCAAGTGTTACCAATTCCATTGAGATTGAACAATTGATTGCAAATAATCATGCATGGTCAACTAGAATTAAACAAGAGGATCCAGGATTCTTTGCTCATTTAGCTCAAGCACAAAAACCACGTTTCCTTTGGATTGGTTGCTCAGATTCTCGTGTACCAGCTGAACGTTTAACCGGTTTAGAAAGTGGTCAAATCTTTGTACATCGTAATGTTGCCAATTTAGTGATTCACACCGACTTGAATTGTTTATCAGTACTCCAATATGCCGTTGAAGTTTTACAAGTTGAACATATCATCGTTTGTGGTCACtatggttgtggtggtgttgcAGCATCTTATGACAATCCAGAGTTGGGTCTTATCAATAATTGGTTACTCCATATTAGAGATCTCACTTTCAAACATGCCGAATTAATCGAAATGACTAAATCAAATAGAAAACGTTTATTATCTACCCTTTGTGAATTAAATGTCGTCGAACAATGTAACAATTTGGGTAACACAACCATTATGCAATCTGCTTGGAAAAAAGGTCAAAATGTTAAAATCCATGGTTGGATCTATGGTATCCATGATGGTTATCTCCGTGATTTAGGTGTTTCCGCTTCATCTCGTGAAActttagaattaaattataaaaatgcTATtcttaaattaaaagataattgtTCATTAGGTGatagtaattaa
- a CDS encoding hssA/2C/7E family protein — MTLFNSISSISNSTGISKESLIGNLNSNGIATGNISVSWLGGFDGCGGCGGGCGKNDFLYSSL; from the exons atgacacttttta atTCCATTTCATCTATTTCAAACTCGACTGGTATCTCTAAAGAAAGTTTAATtggaaatttaaatagtaatgGAATTGCAACTGGTAATATTAGTGTTTCATGGTTAGGTGGATTTGATGGTTGCGGTGGTTGCGGCGGTGGTTGTGGAAAAAAcgattttttatattcatcTTTATAA